The following are encoded together in the Arthrobacter sp. Y-9 genome:
- a CDS encoding GNAT family N-acetyltransferase, whose translation MVISGSPLAAQPTPPIAPITTDRLVLRPTELTDAPALEKIRGSEETTRYLSHEALDPIQVRERIASDQARAASSTATVFRHAWAIQLQDSGQVIGEASTWTTRNPPEPGHLEPGQAAFGYVLDPAFHRRGYGSEAARALVEWLFTQRDIRTAFAGVFEPNVASQALLRGLGFTPDLWFSAEQDQSGKGLPSTRFRLDRPDQA comes from the coding sequence ATGGTCATCTCCGGGTCCCCTCTCGCCGCCCAGCCCACGCCACCGATCGCTCCCATCACCACCGACCGGCTGGTGCTCCGCCCCACGGAGCTCACCGACGCTCCTGCCCTGGAGAAGATCCGCGGCAGCGAGGAGACCACGCGGTACCTGTCGCACGAGGCCCTGGACCCCATCCAGGTGCGCGAGCGGATCGCCTCCGACCAGGCGCGTGCGGCCTCGTCCACGGCCACCGTCTTCCGGCACGCCTGGGCCATCCAGCTGCAGGATTCCGGTCAGGTGATCGGGGAGGCCAGCACCTGGACCACCAGGAATCCTCCGGAGCCGGGTCATCTCGAACCAGGTCAGGCCGCGTTCGGATACGTGCTCGATCCGGCGTTCCACCGGCGGGGGTACGGCAGCGAGGCCGCCCGGGCCCTCGTCGAGTGGCTCTTCACCCAGCGCGACATCCGGACCGCGTTCGCCGGCGTCTTCGAACCGAACGTCGCCTCGCAGGCACTGCTGCGAGGCCTCGGGTTCACCCCGGACCTCTGGTTCAGCGCCGAGCAGGACCAGAGCGGCAAGGGCCTGCCGTCCACCCGCTTCCGCCTCGACCGCCCGGACCAGGCCTGA